A part of Nitrososphaerales archaeon genomic DNA contains:
- a CDS encoding ParB N-terminal domain-containing protein translates to MSEIEIKLAELNDNPWRFKVISAKDFNNLVNTITTYGSHATNPILVAKIEGKFYIVDGHARRDAVAEAGFDKVRCIVAEWIRNLNDLRIWAFRLNRHGHYNPLALLRMVKEDIEALGSVEKVSAYYGVSSEYVNTLLKLDALDDSAKAMVDKVIDIARKRYQFVLEQIDAYHLANIAELEPEKQLEVLEWLFHDIIYGPPNESLVSLPSIYEVINEIDRHKSVAGAPNVVHKKYRTKDHSLHGADHLEFKCSCGNRFHVDFFTGKVYEYVEQDYLIIKKEVELSDGVLHEETNKSKRNQQKRIAGSGKLQSINT, encoded by the coding sequence ATGTCTGAGATCGAAATAAAGCTAGCAGAACTAAACGACAATCCATGGCGTTTCAAAGTAATATCTGCTAAGGATTTTAATAACTTGGTAAATACAATAACAACTTACGGTTCGCATGCAACAAACCCGATTCTTGTTGCAAAGATAGAGGGAAAGTTTTACATCGTTGACGGTCATGCCAGGAGAGATGCAGTAGCTGAAGCTGGGTTCGATAAGGTAAGATGCATTGTAGCAGAATGGATTAGGAACCTTAACGATCTAAGGATCTGGGCTTTCAGGCTCAACAGGCACGGCCACTATAATCCTCTAGCACTGCTGAGGATGGTAAAGGAAGACATCGAGGCGCTTGGTAGCGTGGAGAAAGTTTCAGCCTATTACGGTGTAAGCAGTGAATACGTAAACACATTGCTCAAGTTGGATGCTTTGGATGATTCCGCTAAGGCTATGGTAGATAAAGTGATCGATATCGCTAGAAAAAGATACCAATTCGTTTTGGAACAGATCGATGCGTACCATCTGGCTAACATTGCAGAGTTAGAACCTGAAAAACAGCTCGAGGTGCTAGAATGGTTGTTCCATGACATAATTTACGGCCCTCCAAACGAATCGCTGGTATCATTGCCAAGCATTTACGAAGTTATTAATGAAATAGATAGACACAAATCGGTTGCTGGTGCACCAAATGTTGTTCACAAGAAGTATCGAACCAAGGATCATTCACTCCATGGTGCTGATCACTTGGAATTCAAATGTTCCTGCGGAAACAGGTTCCATGTAGATTTCTTTACTGGCAAAGTGTATGAATATGTTGAACAGGACTACCTGATCATCAAAAAGGAAGTGGAACTAAGTGATGGTGTTTTACACGAAGAGACAAACAAGTCCAAAAGAAATCAACAGAAACGCATAGCGGGTTCTGGGAAACTACAATCTATCAACACTTAG
- a CDS encoding A24 family peptidase C-terminal domain-containing protein, which produces MDFDLATIKFLIYLGFLSVASIQDVRSRYISDIIWIIAGIVLAPILFFEVIIGRFDIFATILSVIFAVAIAYPLNRIGFLGGADGFALVLLALYMPSFESKELLGLPVISVIANASILSLTEVCVNFSRNVSMLVHSKDIFLGFEGEPTHRKILAMFMGHRSAEVRGLLLPMERMENGRRCFNFSVGRASSDFAKGNDIWVTPALPFIVYITAGYILLFLIGDLLQIVALPVF; this is translated from the coding sequence ATGGACTTCGATCTTGCCACAATAAAGTTTCTGATCTATCTCGGTTTTTTATCAGTCGCATCAATACAGGATGTTAGGAGCAGATACATTAGCGATATAATATGGATAATCGCTGGCATCGTTCTCGCTCCAATTTTATTTTTCGAAGTAATCATTGGTAGGTTTGATATATTCGCAACTATACTTTCTGTTATATTTGCTGTAGCAATAGCTTACCCGCTTAACAGGATAGGCTTTCTTGGAGGCGCCGATGGATTTGCACTTGTTCTACTGGCTCTCTACATGCCAAGTTTTGAGAGCAAGGAGTTGTTGGGCTTACCTGTTATATCAGTAATAGCCAATGCAAGCATATTATCTCTTACCGAAGTCTGTGTGAACTTTTCAAGAAATGTTTCCATGTTAGTGCACAGCAAAGACATCTTTCTTGGTTTTGAAGGAGAGCCCACGCATAGAAAGATACTTGCAATGTTTATGGGGCACAGGTCAGCAGAAGTAAGAGGATTACTCTTGCCAATGGAGAGGATGGAGAATGGAAGAAGATGTTTCAATTTCAGTGTAGGAAGGGCTTCGTCAGATTTTGCAAAAGGCAATGATATCTGGGTTACACCAGCACTTCCATTCATTGTATATATCACAGCAGGTTACATCTTACTATTCTTAATAGGTGATTTGTTGCAAATCGTAGCATTACCAGTATTCTAA
- a CDS encoding type II/IV secretion system ATPase subunit: protein MELLKGKKKDEEERGITFELHCLSASEYLDGANILARYNVGQATVTIAERPDGKGVYLIDEPQMTENDRILYAQIMKQMFLSAKPIYGTPEEKIHAHIKEQILSVSNSIGLGKSTRYAIDKLMYYIIRDMVNYGIIGVTMLDPDIEDIMAENYNVNVGVIHRKFSEYGILDTNILFKDSNRMNAFVQKLVQRCSKTITAAVPYVDAITDEGHRISATFGKEISLPGPNFTVRKFSWDPFTITNLINFNTLNSLLAAYIWLLIDVKAFLLVIGPTAAGKTTTIGAIISMMHPSVKVTTIEDTPELRIPHEHWQRLITRKGYNIFESKYDIDMNALVKLALRSRPDYIIVGEVRGEEASSLVQAVATGHGGITSFHASDPQSALVRLGSPPLNVQLAGQMLIWCFVRQNKVTHNGKMVRRIMDVTEVVPTDNSIGLKRVFEWNPVDDRYRPDNIDELTKLSPRLKEILTLKGYTEEDLKQELWRRQEFLEYLLTTKKEKFIDIVREFSRFYLNQVKKQ from the coding sequence ATGGAGCTCCTTAAGGGGAAGAAAAAGGACGAAGAAGAGCGTGGTATTACGTTTGAGCTTCATTGTCTTAGTGCTAGTGAATATCTTGATGGCGCAAATATACTGGCAAGGTACAATGTAGGGCAGGCAACAGTCACCATAGCCGAGAGACCTGATGGCAAGGGCGTTTACCTAATTGATGAACCACAGATGACGGAGAATGATAGAATATTATATGCTCAGATAATGAAGCAGATGTTCCTTTCTGCCAAGCCAATCTATGGTACACCTGAAGAAAAGATTCATGCCCACATAAAGGAACAGATTCTCAGTGTAAGTAACAGCATTGGTCTAGGCAAGAGTACAAGGTATGCTATTGACAAACTGATGTACTACATTATCCGTGACATGGTTAATTATGGCATAATCGGAGTCACGATGCTTGATCCTGATATTGAAGATATCATGGCGGAAAATTACAACGTTAATGTTGGGGTAATACACAGAAAATTTTCAGAATACGGAATACTTGACACAAACATTCTGTTCAAAGACTCTAACAGAATGAACGCGTTCGTGCAGAAACTTGTTCAGAGGTGCAGTAAAACAATTACAGCAGCAGTGCCTTATGTTGACGCAATAACAGACGAGGGTCACAGGATCTCAGCCACCTTTGGAAAAGAGATCTCATTACCTGGTCCTAATTTTACTGTCAGGAAGTTTAGTTGGGATCCTTTCACCATAACAAACCTGATCAACTTCAACACACTAAATTCGCTTCTAGCAGCCTATATCTGGCTCCTGATCGATGTCAAGGCATTCCTGCTTGTTATAGGTCCCACGGCAGCAGGCAAGACAACCACAATAGGCGCGATAATATCTATGATGCATCCTAGCGTAAAGGTCACAACGATAGAAGACACGCCAGAGCTGAGGATCCCTCATGAACACTGGCAGAGGCTGATAACAAGGAAGGGTTACAACATATTTGAAAGCAAGTACGATATAGACATGAACGCATTAGTCAAGCTTGCACTTAGGTCAAGACCAGACTATATCATAGTTGGCGAGGTCAGGGGAGAGGAGGCATCAAGCTTGGTGCAGGCTGTAGCGACAGGACACGGCGGGATAACAAGCTTCCATGCTAGCGATCCTCAATCTGCTCTTGTAAGACTCGGCAGTCCACCGTTGAACGTACAATTAGCAGGTCAGATGCTGATCTGGTGCTTCGTCAGACAGAATAAGGTTACACACAACGGCAAGATGGTCAGGCGCATAATGGATGTTACTGAAGTTGTTCCAACAGATAATTCAATAGGGTTGAAGAGGGTATTCGAATGGAATCCTGTGGACGATAGATACAGACCAGACAATATCGATGAACTGACCAAGTTATCTCCTAGGCTAAAGGAGATCCTGACCTTGAAGGGTTACACGGAAGAGGACTTGAAGCAAGAATTATGGCGAAGGCAGGAATTCTTGGAGTATCTTCTAACCACAAAGAAAGAGAAGTTCATTGATATTGTCAGGGAATTCTCTAGATTCTATCTGAATCAAGTGAAAAAACAATAG
- a CDS encoding ABC transporter substrate-binding protein yields the protein MDTKPRILIVTAIIVAISITSIIMYQRSQYPQPTNDAKILSTPLKLEQAKKFQVSYIDDNKILIDGANRTLTLTSNSEIKSDDTIKVPVSRMVIFSSTHAAFIDRLGISDKVVGVAWGRNYEWYIDSIKDGLKNGRIKDVGPSNNPNYDEIVALEPDLVILIGGTGLWEEHAKKLDELGIDYVVNSEWLEDDPLGYFEWIKFFSLFTNDEDKAAAIYTEAKTKTLEISQSVSKLDKPDVLWAAVFRGTVYIPKAESYAGKIINMANGNYIFSDVAGTGSAQISLEELISRAGGADVLIYSDIVNSTSEILAASPLLKALHPIQACNVYAFQPWYWQRVDRVDDYMSDMAAILHPDEFKTHELKQFKKVACD from the coding sequence ATGGATACCAAGCCAAGAATCCTAATTGTTACTGCAATAATTGTTGCCATATCAATTACGTCTATAATCATGTATCAACGATCCCAATATCCACAACCAACAAATGACGCAAAGATACTTAGCACACCACTCAAACTGGAGCAGGCAAAGAAGTTCCAAGTATCTTATATCGATGACAACAAGATCTTGATAGATGGTGCTAACAGAACCCTTACACTGACCTCAAATTCTGAAATAAAGTCAGACGATACGATCAAAGTTCCTGTCAGCAGGATGGTAATATTCTCCTCGACCCATGCAGCATTCATAGACCGATTGGGGATTTCTGACAAGGTCGTAGGTGTGGCATGGGGAAGAAATTATGAGTGGTACATAGACAGCATCAAAGACGGTCTGAAAAATGGAAGAATAAAAGATGTTGGACCCAGCAACAATCCCAATTATGATGAAATCGTAGCATTAGAACCAGATCTAGTTATTCTTATAGGAGGGACTGGTTTATGGGAGGAACATGCAAAGAAACTCGATGAACTAGGCATAGACTATGTCGTTAATTCAGAATGGCTCGAGGATGATCCTTTAGGTTATTTCGAATGGATAAAATTCTTTTCACTTTTCACTAATGATGAAGATAAGGCAGCTGCAATATACACTGAAGCAAAAACTAAGACCCTTGAGATATCGCAGAGTGTGTCAAAACTTGATAAACCTGATGTTCTTTGGGCAGCTGTATTCCGTGGCACAGTATACATCCCTAAAGCGGAAAGTTACGCCGGCAAAATAATCAATATGGCTAATGGCAACTATATTTTTAGTGATGTAGCTGGAACTGGTTCTGCACAGATAAGTCTAGAAGAACTTATTTCGCGTGCAGGCGGTGCTGATGTGCTTATCTATTCTGATATAGTTAATAGCACTAGTGAAATACTAGCAGCATCTCCTTTATTGAAAGCACTTCATCCGATTCAAGCATGCAATGTATACGCATTCCAACCTTGGTACTGGCAAAGGGTCGACAGAGTTGATGATTATATGAGTGACATGGCTGCGATCCTGCATCCTGATGAATTCAAAACTCACGAATTGAAACAGTTCAAGAAAGTAGCTTGTGATTAG
- a CDS encoding archaellin/type IV pilin N-terminal domain-containing protein — translation MAKGLSTILGTILLIGIAVAAGTSIFNIANQFSIVGFSKTEYGVIDASLTKSGNKECFLHVKLINTGTEPIVSTKLEIHTDKNGTLTIRDSELPANIMKSIDPGDTITFDSTVFTNSTGILPFFNNCVAWNNCQTYTMDVLGNATDSSRTVTSHILPCKESDKI, via the coding sequence ATGGCAAAGGGACTGAGCACCATACTGGGTACTATCCTTCTTATTGGAATAGCTGTTGCTGCTGGTACATCGATATTCAATATAGCAAACCAGTTTTCCATCGTTGGTTTCAGCAAGACAGAGTATGGTGTTATAGATGCATCGCTAACCAAAAGTGGAAATAAGGAGTGTTTTCTTCATGTCAAGTTGATCAATACTGGCACAGAGCCGATTGTTAGTACGAAACTTGAGATACACACAGATAAGAATGGTACATTAACTATTCGAGACAGTGAGTTACCTGCAAATATAATGAAATCTATCGACCCAGGTGATACAATAACGTTTGATAGTACAGTTTTTACCAACAGTACAGGCATTCTGCCTTTTTTCAATAATTGTGTTGCGTGGAATAACTGTCAAACGTACACTATGGATGTGCTCGGAAATGCAACGGACTCATCCAGAACAGTAACATCACATATCCTGCCATGCAAGGAGTCAGATAAGATTTGA
- the phnE gene encoding phosphonate ABC transporter, permease protein PhnE: protein MKPKENLLLSLIVGAVIAAAINTGFDPVKFAQGAPNIGVLISEMMQLESRLLSIAFWSILETLQMAFVGTLIGAAISIPLSLLAARNLNSKFVYAPVRAVLAGIRTFPSILWALSFIIIVGLDPFAGILSIIMYTVGFMSKLQYESIEAIDPDPVEVVGAMGASKTQLIRYVVLPESAPHLLSQLLYMFEYNVRQTSILGIVGAGGIGFYIIEYIKFFQYGKAMVFMLVVLATVLVIDWINTKIRDRYIVQRQSGK, encoded by the coding sequence ATGAAGCCTAAGGAAAACCTTCTGCTTTCCCTGATAGTTGGTGCTGTAATTGCAGCAGCGATCAATACTGGCTTCGATCCAGTAAAGTTTGCCCAAGGTGCACCCAATATAGGGGTCTTGATTTCGGAGATGATGCAGTTGGAAAGCAGGTTGCTCTCAATTGCGTTCTGGTCGATCCTCGAAACACTGCAGATGGCATTTGTTGGTACATTGATCGGAGCTGCAATTTCGATACCATTGAGCCTTCTAGCTGCAAGGAATCTCAACAGCAAGTTTGTCTATGCGCCTGTAAGAGCTGTACTTGCAGGGATAAGGACATTTCCATCGATACTCTGGGCACTGTCCTTCATAATCATTGTGGGTTTAGATCCGTTTGCAGGTATCCTATCAATAATAATGTACACTGTAGGTTTCATGTCAAAGCTGCAGTACGAGTCGATCGAGGCGATAGACCCAGATCCTGTAGAGGTTGTCGGGGCAATGGGTGCCTCAAAGACGCAATTGATTAGATATGTTGTCTTGCCAGAGTCTGCACCGCACCTGTTAAGCCAGCTGCTTTACATGTTTGAGTACAATGTCAGGCAGACAAGTATACTTGGAATAGTTGGTGCTGGCGGTATAGGATTTTACATAATCGAGTACATCAAGTTCTTCCAGTATGGCAAGGCAATGGTCTTCATGCTTGTTGTGCTTGCTACCGTATTAGTAATAGACTGGATCAATACGAAGATTCGAGACAGGTATATTGTTCAACGCCAGAGCGGGAAATAA
- a CDS encoding iron ABC transporter permease, giving the protein MLLQQKNHSYFVVIAIILIPLIVFGGLSLGSVKYSLENTVSCFTGKCQDSVMENIIWKIRIPRTLAAIIGGAGLAVAGTLLQALFRNPLASDSILGISSGASLAVALLIMGGISLGFQLYSQSLEAIFIASFAGAILTMLVIMAIIPALSNTTTLLLVGLMISFVLSSMISVLGIMAEAANLQVFYTWTLGSFSGITWSALNYLYIIIPSTILASYTIYKSLDASLLGEGYATSIGVRSKSLRNKVVILSSVLSAVVIATAGPVGFIGIAGPYLARLTTRSGSHRIIIPVSAIFGALITGGADIVARIIMPPIDLPISSITAVIGAPLIISILIRKKGEALSQ; this is encoded by the coding sequence ATGCTGTTACAGCAGAAAAACCATTCATATTTTGTGGTCATAGCAATCATCTTGATCCCATTGATAGTATTTGGTGGATTGAGTCTGGGCTCTGTAAAATATTCGCTTGAGAATACTGTGTCATGCTTTACTGGGAAGTGCCAAGACAGTGTGATGGAGAATATAATTTGGAAGATACGGATTCCACGAACGTTAGCAGCAATAATTGGCGGTGCAGGATTGGCGGTTGCTGGAACTTTGCTGCAAGCATTATTTAGAAATCCACTTGCCAGTGATTCAATTTTAGGCATATCATCTGGTGCGTCGCTGGCAGTCGCACTGCTAATAATGGGGGGTATAAGTCTAGGTTTTCAACTTTATTCGCAAAGCCTAGAAGCTATATTCATCGCATCTTTTGCTGGAGCAATCCTAACAATGCTTGTAATTATGGCCATAATTCCCGCACTTTCCAATACAACCACACTCTTGCTTGTTGGCCTGATGATAAGTTTCGTTTTATCGTCAATGATTAGTGTACTAGGCATAATGGCTGAGGCAGCTAACCTGCAGGTCTTTTACACTTGGACGCTCGGAAGTTTTTCGGGCATAACATGGAGTGCGCTGAATTATCTTTACATAATAATTCCGTCAACTATACTAGCTAGCTACACAATCTACAAAAGCCTTGACGCCTCTCTCTTGGGCGAAGGATATGCTACGAGCATAGGAGTAAGAAGCAAATCTTTACGAAATAAAGTTGTGATTCTATCAAGTGTTCTATCGGCTGTAGTGATAGCAACGGCAGGGCCAGTTGGCTTTATAGGAATTGCTGGACCATACTTGGCTAGACTTACAACGCGTTCGGGCTCTCATAGAATAATTATTCCAGTTTCTGCTATCTTCGGAGCCTTGATCACTGGAGGAGCTGATATTGTTGCACGAATAATAATGCCTCCAATAGATTTGCCGATAAGTTCTATAACAGCAGTAATCGGTGCACCGTTAATCATTTCTATACTGATACGAAAAAAGGGTGAGGCTCTATCTCAATAA
- a CDS encoding archaellin/type IV pilin N-terminal domain-containing protein: MKNNTMHAKRKGLSSLLATVILIAVTVVAGGAVYGIYTQGAGVAGNVNIITVGDINMVATQDHGSFSMTIKNGGNNAWKSVAINAFKGQLPAAIFYRPITWSASGTSHGGIDPVFPSNIVDLKPGDNNGGLIGIGNLISYSTTNPVFWGPAPFGLTLRPSALCANVPNDMAAVSFIDTDGNCTNGIQSYVGKKIEPIQPGGTISPAAFVLTKPILDSSGNPLFEHDTVTKGDTIVISIIVETVDGSKTQKEVPVKVL, translated from the coding sequence ATGAAGAATAATACGATGCACGCAAAAAGAAAAGGTCTTAGCTCCTTGCTAGCTACAGTGATATTGATTGCGGTAACAGTAGTGGCTGGTGGAGCCGTATACGGTATCTATACCCAAGGCGCTGGTGTGGCAGGCAATGTCAACATCATTACAGTTGGGGACATAAACATGGTTGCTACTCAAGATCATGGAAGCTTTTCGATGACAATAAAGAACGGAGGAAACAATGCTTGGAAATCGGTCGCAATAAATGCATTCAAGGGACAGTTACCAGCGGCCATATTCTACCGACCTATAACTTGGTCAGCCAGTGGTACGTCACATGGTGGAATAGATCCAGTGTTTCCCAGCAACATAGTTGATTTGAAACCTGGTGACAATAACGGAGGGCTGATAGGCATTGGAAATCTGATTTCATACAGTACAACCAATCCAGTTTTCTGGGGACCTGCCCCATTTGGGCTCACACTTCGGCCAAGCGCTTTGTGCGCTAACGTTCCGAATGATATGGCAGCTGTCTCCTTCATCGATACTGATGGCAACTGTACCAATGGAATTCAATCATATGTGGGGAAAAAGATCGAGCCGATACAGCCAGGTGGCACCATTTCTCCAGCTGCATTTGTCCTGACCAAGCCAATCCTTGATTCGTCTGGAAACCCACTTTTTGAACACGACACCGTAACCAAAGGCGACACCATAGTGATCAGCATAATCGTCGAAACTGTTGATGGGAGCAAAACGCAAAAAGAAGTACCAGTGAAGGTATTATGA
- a CDS encoding archaellin/type IV pilin N-terminal domain-containing protein — MGHILTNRKRKGLSPLLATVILLGVTVAAGGAVYLMYTGSSAAAGSLNVIKVDSVTAVKGSSHADFAITVTNAGTNPWKQIEVWVSKEATSRPILYEELHEMATGTDQTSNTDNSLRAEAIGVTSDGFGIGIGRKFVLKIDDDPDPLKGAPAKRTVALEGISAPSDGKLNSIDSKWKGAASADCSTMKIDTNGDGTGDKPGCDVRTTKDMKIPITPGQSMRFYADLLLSNTLSSSTLSGLNARANEQLQPVSVNVGDELVVNIKVVTVDGEEAQMQTLVRVTGA, encoded by the coding sequence ATGGGCCATATATTGACAAATAGAAAGAGAAAGGGGCTTAGTCCACTACTGGCAACAGTGATCCTGCTAGGCGTAACTGTGGCAGCTGGCGGTGCTGTATACTTAATGTACACCGGAAGCAGTGCGGCGGCAGGCAGTTTAAACGTAATTAAAGTAGACTCGGTAACAGCTGTAAAGGGTTCCAGTCATGCAGATTTTGCAATTACAGTCACTAACGCAGGTACCAATCCATGGAAGCAAATCGAGGTATGGGTAAGCAAAGAGGCTACAAGTAGACCAATACTGTATGAAGAACTGCATGAAATGGCAACGGGTACGGACCAAACTAGCAATACAGATAACTCGCTGCGAGCTGAGGCTATTGGCGTAACTTCTGATGGCTTTGGCATTGGTATAGGAAGAAAGTTCGTTCTAAAAATTGATGATGACCCAGACCCACTTAAAGGAGCGCCAGCTAAGAGAACAGTAGCTTTAGAAGGCATAAGTGCCCCATCAGACGGGAAGCTCAATAGTATTGATTCCAAGTGGAAGGGAGCTGCATCTGCAGATTGCAGCACTATGAAGATAGATACTAACGGTGACGGTACTGGTGATAAACCTGGCTGCGATGTTAGAACCACAAAAGATATGAAAATACCAATAACACCAGGTCAATCAATGAGATTCTATGCAGATCTTCTTCTGAGTAATACGCTTTCTTCATCTACCCTGAGTGGACTTAATGCAAGAGCAAATGAGCAGCTACAACCTGTATCGGTGAATGTTGGAGACGAGCTGGTGGTTAACATTAAAGTCGTTACAGTTGATGGCGAAGAAGCCCAGATGCAAACCTTGGTAAGGGTTACAGGAGCATAG
- a CDS encoding type II secretion system F family protein, whose amino-acid sequence MTYLNSKDAPSLMIISGVVVVLTASLLYLMDESSHQLFILMTFGSIAITSTLSLKLLRRKHIKNRNESHNAKTNRSLHVGILTRYLVRSISTDVLRSGRPEDTAFIVKKFQKYSLVSAAVVVPLMLLVLVAAQMELAQFEEARISIAENTVEIEDPELFIRGELEAIPQPDAPKLVLAPIAPFLAVSLGIFPLLLLFYPKIMYTGLRRSRKTIVEEELPFFSLYAAILQSVGTDLYSSFIITIGKNVFKAIENEALLLKRNVELFARSPLEALEELGRNHDSMAFKNFLLGYSSIARSGGDLSRYLETRAEEHFNLLKLKYSAYSRNVGYLVEALIVMLVIVPILVVVSAFILPAATISQLLLLSSVAVPMLTIVFAILLANIQPRMFNMIGLKDIAVLAFLPAAIISFLFFTLLGLESWMSLALAAIIPSVINEYFTTKHRRQIEFMESALPNFLRDVTEYRKIGFHEITAIIRISKENRYNSAFDRLLRTLSRLLEQGYTPTQIMKMIKIRSWFARVTFFTLAQIAESGGGDPAVLESITGFVSSVRTTLREAKSSISIYGILGYAAPVILAFTVVVINEMLGTITPDLLKGIGSESFAQLVTVTPLFNATIKTFIVTSSIGTAIVIGKAIDRTFKSTGRIAIICGLAIASLIITENISIPGLG is encoded by the coding sequence ATGACATATCTGAACAGCAAGGATGCACCATCATTGATGATAATCAGCGGGGTCGTAGTAGTGCTGACAGCATCACTGTTGTATTTAATGGACGAATCATCACACCAGTTGTTTATTCTAATGACTTTTGGGTCAATCGCTATCACATCTACACTTTCATTAAAATTGCTGAGAAGAAAGCACATAAAAAATCGGAACGAATCACACAATGCAAAAACAAATAGATCCTTACATGTTGGAATATTAACAAGATACTTGGTACGGAGCATAAGCACAGACGTTTTAAGATCTGGCAGACCAGAAGATACCGCATTCATAGTAAAAAAATTCCAGAAGTATTCTCTGGTTTCTGCTGCTGTGGTTGTTCCTCTGATGTTGCTAGTTTTGGTTGCTGCACAGATGGAACTCGCACAGTTTGAGGAAGCTAGGATCAGTATTGCCGAGAATACCGTTGAGATCGAAGATCCAGAACTGTTCATTAGGGGGGAACTCGAAGCCATTCCACAACCGGACGCGCCTAAGCTGGTACTGGCACCAATTGCACCATTTCTAGCAGTGTCTCTGGGTATATTTCCTCTGCTACTTCTTTTCTACCCAAAGATCATGTACACAGGTCTGAGGCGGAGCAGGAAGACGATAGTCGAAGAAGAACTACCTTTCTTCAGCCTCTATGCAGCTATTTTACAAAGTGTAGGTACAGACCTTTACTCGAGTTTCATCATCACAATAGGAAAGAATGTCTTCAAGGCTATCGAAAACGAGGCATTGCTGCTGAAAAGGAATGTAGAGCTCTTCGCGAGATCTCCGCTGGAGGCATTAGAAGAACTTGGCAGGAATCATGATAGCATGGCTTTCAAGAACTTTCTGCTTGGTTATTCCAGCATAGCTCGTAGCGGGGGCGATCTGAGCAGATACCTAGAAACCAGAGCAGAGGAGCATTTCAACTTGTTAAAGCTGAAGTATTCTGCATATTCCAGAAACGTTGGTTACCTAGTCGAAGCGCTGATTGTTATGCTTGTCATAGTCCCAATATTGGTTGTTGTATCCGCCTTCATACTTCCAGCAGCTACCATATCACAGCTGCTCCTTCTGAGTAGTGTTGCGGTACCGATGCTTACCATAGTGTTTGCGATACTGCTTGCAAATATTCAGCCGAGAATGTTCAATATGATAGGGCTCAAGGATATAGCCGTATTAGCATTCCTGCCAGCAGCTATCATTTCATTCTTATTCTTTACACTTTTGGGCCTTGAATCATGGATGTCGCTTGCGTTAGCAGCAATTATTCCAAGCGTAATTAATGAATATTTTACGACCAAGCACAGAAGACAGATCGAGTTTATGGAGTCCGCGCTTCCAAACTTTTTGAGAGATGTGACAGAATACAGAAAGATCGGTTTTCACGAGATCACAGCAATAATCAGAATCTCAAAAGAAAACAGATACAATAGTGCCTTTGATCGACTGCTTCGAACACTATCAAGACTGCTGGAACAAGGTTACACACCTACTCAGATAATGAAAATGATAAAGATACGATCATGGTTTGCTAGGGTTACATTTTTCACGCTTGCCCAGATAGCCGAGTCTGGAGGTGGCGATCCCGCGGTGCTTGAATCCATAACAGGATTTGTTAGCAGTGTCAGGACGACGTTGAGGGAAGCAAAATCATCAATATCGATTTATGGCATTCTCGGTTATGCTGCTCCAGTTATACTTGCCTTTACAGTTGTGGTGATAAATGAAATGCTGGGCACAATCACACCTGATTTGTTAAAGGGCATTGGCAGTGAGTCCTTTGCACAACTGGTAACCGTAACTCCCTTGTTCAATGCAACAATAAAGACATTCATAGTAACAAGCAGTATAGGAACTGCGATAGTTATAGGCAAGGCAATAGACAGGACATTCAAGAGCACTGGAAGAATTGCTATCATCTGTGGTCTGGCTATAGCATCACTCATCATTACCGAGAATATATCAATTCCAGGGCTTGGATGA